The following proteins are co-located in the Cryptococcus neoformans var. grubii H99 chromosome 1, complete sequence genome:
- a CDS encoding large subunit ribosomal protein L27e: protein MVKIYKPGKVAVVLSGRQAGKKVVVIKQQDDGTKERPYPHAVVAGIERYPLKVTKNMGKKRIARRSKVKPFIKVVNYAHLLPTRYMLELESLKGSVSSETFKEPTQREDSKKAIKKAFEERYQKGQNRWFFSKLRF, encoded by the exons ATGGTCAAGA TCTACAAGCCCGGAAAAGTCGCTGTCGTCCTCTCTGGTCGTCAAGCCGGCAAGAAGgtcgtcgtcatcaagCAGCAAGACGACGGGACCAAGGAGCGACCTTACCCCCACGCCGTTGTTGCTGGCATTGAGAG GTACCCCCTCAAGGTGACCAAGAACATGGGCAAGAAGCGAATTGCTCGTCGATCCAAGGTCAAGCCTTTCATCAAGGTCGTCAACTAcgcccacctcctccccaccCGATACATGCTCGAGCTCGAGTCTCTCAAGGGTTCCGTTTCCTCTGAGACCTTCAAGGAGCCTACCCAGAGGGAGGACTCCAAGAAGGCCATCAAGAAGGCTTTCGAGGAGAGGTACCAGAAGGGACAGAACAGGTGGT TCTTCTCCAAGTTGCGATTCTAA
- a CDS encoding U6 snRNA-associated Sm-like protein LSm3, translating to MDAVANSQIQEPLDLVKLALGERVLIKLRGDRIVTGVLHAYDAHMNVVISQAEESIHIVDVTEEGQPLPPRVERRSAEMLFVRGDGVILLSPAEQ from the exons ATGGATGCCGTGGCCAATTCCCAAATTCAAGAGCCTCTGGACCTCGTCAAGCTCGCCCTCGGAGA GCGTGTTTTAATTAAGCTTAGAGGTGACAGAATAGTCACTGGTGTGCTTCAC GCTTATGACGCCCACATGAACGTTGTCATCTCTCAAGCAGAGGAATCCATTCATATTGTCGACGTGACCGAAGAAGGACAGCCATTACCACCTAGAGTAGAGAGACGGAGTGCCGAGATGTTGTTCGTTCGAGGAGACGGTGTGATTCTT CTTTCACCAGCAGAGCAATAA
- a CDS encoding STE/STE20/Fray protein kinase yields MENRRSPESRREDIPARGMLNDEYWSTFTFNSDDYELGPIIGFGASSTVYAAVFTPPSTQPPTSPSVSSTSPNLTSTPQSTHTSSPSGTSGRPHLSIALPAPSILPTALTSRVLERGISSQPQGNRPCAIKVSNSHLSVEQLFKEIRLLALCKHPNILRILATFTLPPDCQRIALVTPLISGGSLAGILDWRSRLATTPKNNHVFKFNIGHKRKEEDHGHAGLEEEEIKTIIKQVLEGLKYLHEKGYLHRDLKAGNLLIDDDGTILLADLGVGGDMNLPPSPVSEKSRRKGVEEIRFGPTAVDGLGPGKAASMTPVEGDWGRRKSFVGTPNWMAPEVILGRRYDSKADIWSLGITVLELAYGSVPGSKNKGKDILARIITDPPPTLDRMGKFSRHMKEFVDSCLIKDPGGRPTSAQLLEHHWLKGVKKKAFLAQSLLDGVPQLAQRQELCRMPTVSSFVSLTSSWDFPTPSHPSSPVKSTLNIPSVRSPSVISYKGDYFASHTHSRSSSFSVMPPSPRVSLRQWAERSASVEGEYAVGLGIRTGSERGKTRSSSATPAYSARKTTSFDLQLPMSTSSSSRAFDGASPMRRGRELWVARSEDSMAQDDERATAPMSPLMEVGKTEAHPAEIPPLNLNESLAGLEIRSDGCKVLSSPELLPTGADEPEIIAPAGIPKETSTEDNNAVPSAAEDVRLPETEAETSITAGQTEYASTDPSDNVLLSRTETILARISSRTANSDHSEKRSWFSRRSSVKKAEKVLMATFGQEKDKGGLGNETALGHSHSIGKTGSWGAVFDKMTAKKGKR; encoded by the exons ATGGAAAATCGCCGTTCTCCAgagagcagaagagaggaCATTCCAGCTCGAGGAATGCTGAACGACGAGTACTGGTCCACTTTCACCTTTAACTCGGACGATTATGAGTTGGGTCCGATCATTG GCTTTGGTGCTTCATCAACTGTCTATGCAGCCGTTTTTACCCCGCCCAGTACTCAGCCTCCAACGTCCCCGAGTGTATCTTCGACCAGTCCAAACTTAACTTCAACGCCTCAGTCAACAcacacttcttctccctctggGACTTCTGGGAGACCTCATCTAAGCATAGCTCTGCCAGCGCCTTCCATTTTACCCACTGCATTGACATCACGAGTGCTTGAACGAGGGATATCATCACAGCCACAGGGAAATAGGCCGTGTGCTATAAAAGTATCGAATTCTCACCTAAGCGTGGAACAATTATTCAAAGAGATAAGGCTTCTAGCCCTCTGCAAGCATCCCAATATTCTTCG GATCTTAGCTACATTTACCCTACCTCCAGACTGCCAACGCATCGCTCTTGTAACTCCTCTCATATCAGGTGGATCTCTAGCTGGTATCCTTGATTGGCGCTCTAGATTGGCAACAACCCCTAAAAACAATCACGTCTTCAAGTTCAACATTGGGCAtaaaagaaaggaggaggaccaTGGACATGCAGGActagaagaggaggaaataAAGACGATCATAAAACAAGTACTTGAAGGGTTGAAGTATCTTCATGAGAAAGGATACTTACAT AGAGATCTCAAAGCCGGTAACCTTCTAATTGACGATGATGGTACCATCCTATTGGCAGATCTGGGCGTGGGCGGGGACATgaaccttcctccttccccagtATCAGAAAAGTCTCGCAGAAAAGGAGTTGAAGAGATCAGGTTTGGACCTACAGCGGTGGATGGACTAGGACCTGGGAAGGCAGCATCGATGACGCCAGTAGAGGGGGATTGGGGTAGGAGAAAGAGCTTTGTAGGCACA CCCAACTGGATGGCGCCGGAAGTAATTCTGGGTAGAAGATATGACAGCAAGGCGGATATATGGAGTTTAGGAATAACTGTCCTCGAACTGGCTTATGGGTCTGTCCCAGGATCGAAGAACAAGGGCAAAGATATTTTGGCAAGAATTATCACTGACCCTCCACCGACCTTGGACAGGATGGGAAAGTTTAGCAGACATATGAAGGAGTTTGTGGATTCCTGTCTTATCAAAGATCCGGGTGGGAG aCCGACTTCTGCACAGCTATTGGAACATCACTGGCTTAAAGGggtcaagaagaaagctTTCCTAGCTCAATCCCTTCTTG ATGGTGTCCCACAACTTGCGCAGCGGCAGGAGCTTT GTCGAATGCCCACTGTATCCTCTTTTGTCTCCCTCACATCATCTTGGGACTTTCCTACaccttctcatccttcatcccctGTAAAATCTACGTTAAATATCCCTTCGGTCCGCTCTCCGTCTGTCATCTCGTACAAAGGCGATTACTTTGCGTCTCACACGCATTCTCGCAGCTCATCCTTTAGCGTTATGCCACCCTCCCCAAGAGTATCTTTGAGACAATGGGCTGAAAGGTCTGCTTCCGTCGAGGGTGAATACGCAGTCGGTCTTGGAATACGGACGGGTAGCGAAAGGGGTAAAACCaggtcatcatcagcaacTCCTGCGTACAGCGCTCGGAAGACAACATCATTTGATCTTCAGCTCCCAATGTCGacatcatcgtcctcaaGGGCTTTTGACGGTGCATCACCGATGAGACGAGGTAGAGAGCTGTGGGTGGCGAGGTCGGAAGATAGCATGGCGCAAGACGATGAGAGGGCGACGGCGCCTATGAGCCCGTTGATGGAGGTGGGGAAGACCGAAGCGCATCCTGCGGAGATACCACCTTTGAATTTGAATGAGAGCTTGGCGGGTTTGGAGATTAGAAGCGATGGTTGTAAAGTGCTTAGTTCCCCAGAACTATTGCCCACGGGGGCAGATGAGCCGGAAATTATCGCTCCTGCAGGAATTCCTAAAGAAACCTCCACCGAGGATAATAATGCCGTTCCTTCGGCGGCAGAAGATGTGAGACTGCCAGAAACAGAGGCAGAGACTTCGATCACCGCAGGGCAGACCGAGTATGCAAGCACTGATCCCTCCGATAACGTCCTCCTTTCTCGAACCGAAACCATTTTAGCCAGAATATCGTCAAGGACAGCGAACTCTGATCATAGCGAAAAACGTAGTTGGTTCAGTAGACGGTCCAGCGTGAAAAAAGCCGAGAAAGTGCTTATGGCGACTTTTGGCCAAGAGAAAGATAAAGGTGGCTTGGGTAATGAGACGGCGCTTGGGCATTCGCATTCGATAGGAAAGACTGGATCATGGGGAGCAGTTTTTGATAAGATGACTGCGAAGAAAG GTAAACGATAG
- a CDS encoding ATP-dependent RNA helicase eIF4A: MSDTKGAAEQGLQMDGDLINSNWNEVVDNFDDMKLKGELLRGIYAYGFERPSAIQQRAIMPIVTGRDCIAQAQSGTGKTATFSVSILQRIDTTVKKTQALVLAPTRELAQQIQKVVIALGDYLNVDCHACVGGTAVREDIARLNEGPHIVVGTPGRVFDMINRGALKTEAVMMFCLDEADEMLSTGFKESIYEIFQLLPGETQVVLLSATMAPEVLDVTKKFMRDPIRILVKKDELTLEGIRQFYINVEKEEWKLETLCDLYETVTITQAVIFCSTRRKVDWLTQQLHDRQFTVSAMHGDMKQEEREVIMKEFRSGSSRVLITTDLLARGIDVQQVSLVINYDLPSSKENYIHRIGRGGRFGRKGVAINFVSNEDKNMLEEIETYYNTQVEEMPLNVADLI, from the exons ATGTCTGA CACTAAGGGTGCGGCCGAGCAAGGCCTTCAAATGGACGGTGACCTCATCAACTCCAACTGGAACGAGGTTGTTGACAA CTTCGACGACATGAAGTTGAAGGGCGAGCTCCTCCGTGGTATCTACGCTTACGGTTTTGAGCGACCTTCTGCTATCCAGCAGCGTGCTATCATGCCCATCGTTACTGGCCGTGACTGCATTGCCCAGGCTCAGTCCGGTACCGGTAAGACCGCTACCTTCTCTGTCTCTATCCTTCAGAGG ATCGACACCACTGTTAAGAAGACCCAGGCTCTTGTCCTTGCTCCCACCCGAGAGCTCGCTCAGCAGATTCAAAAGGTCGTTATCGCTCTTGGTGACTACCTCAACGTCGACTGCCACGCCTGTGTCGGTGGTACCGCCGTTCGAGAGGACATTGCCAGGCTTAACGAGGGTCCCCACATCGTTGTCGGCACCCCCGGCCGTGTCTTTGACATGATTAACCGAGGTGCTCTTAAGACCGAGGCCGTTATGATGTTCTGCCTCGACGAGGCCGATGAGATGCTTTCCACTGGTTTCAAGGAGTCCATCTACGAGatcttccagctcctcccCGGAGAGACTCAGGTCGTTCTCCTTTCCGCCACCATGGCTCCCGAGGTCCTTGACGTCACTAAGAAGTTCATGAGGGACCCCATCAGGATTCTCGTTAAGAAGGACGAGCTTACACTTGAAGGTATCCGACAGTTCT ACATTAAcgtcgagaaggaggagtgGAAGCTCGAGACTCTTTGCGACTTGTACGAGACCGTCACCATCACCCAGGCCGTCATCTTCTGTTCTACCCGACGAAAGGTCGACTGGCTCACTCAGCAGCTCCACGACCGTCAGTTCACCGTCTCTGCCATGCACGGTGACATGAAGCAAGAGGAGCGAGAGGTCATCATGAAGGAGTTCCGATCCGGTTCTTCTCGAGTTCTTATCACCACCGACCTTTTGGCCCGTGGTATCGATGTCCAGCAGGTTTCTTTGGTCATCAAC TACGACCTCCCCTCTTCTAAGGAGAACTACATCCACCGAATTGGTCGAGGTGGTCGATTTGGCCGAAAGGGTGTTGCCATTAACTTCGTTTCCAACGAGGACAAGAACATgcttgaggagattgagactTACTA CAACACCcaggttgaggagatgcCTCTTAACGTTGCCGACCTCATCTAA
- a CDS encoding NADH dehydrogenase, translated as MAFRQLARAQPLLARQAIAPRASTLLPRAFPAQAASFSSTTRRANIPPPNEVPKGAEVIQPKPYVLTRGRRFLQNFGRVTLIAILTATGAFLYVTYSQSNPVEQLDSDPSKPTLVVLGSGWGATSFLKSLDTDEFNVVVVSPRNYFLFTPLLPSVTVGTLEPRSIIQPTRYITRHKKRKVSVYEAEAQEVDPVKKTVTFEDISDIKGKASTVTIPYDYLVYAVGCENQTFGIKGVPEYACFLKELSDADKIRTKLMDCIETASFKNQPQDEIDRLMHMVVVGGGPTGVEYAGELHDFLIDDLKKWYPEVADRLKITLIEALPNVLPAFSKQLIEYTESTFKENKIDVLTRTMVKDVKAQSVIVQDANKEIREIPYGLLVWATGNTSRNITRDLMTKLSHVQTQRRGLLVDDNLALLGAEGVYAVGDCTATSYAPTAQVASQQGIYLASIFQKLGQKAKLEKQLAALRADPTADASEIESLTKKVNRASKITPFHYSHQGSLAYIGSEKAIADLRLFNGNVASGGSAAMLFWRSAYVSTLYSVRNRTLVLTDWLKVKLFGRDVSRE; from the exons ATGGCTTTCCGTCAGCTTG CTCGCGCCCAGCCCCTCTTGGCTCGTCAGGCTATCGCCCCCAGGGCTTCCACCTTGCTCCCTCGGGCGTTCCCTGCTCAGGccgcctccttctcctccaccaccaggAGGGCCAACATCCCCCCTCCCAATGAGGTCCCCAAGGGCGCCGAGGTCATTCAGCCCAAG CCTTACGTGCTCACTCGAGGCAGGAGGTTCTTGCAGAACTTTGGCCGAGTTACTCTCATTGCCATCCTCACTGCTACAGGTGCTTTCCTCTACG TGACCTACAGCCAAAGTAACCCCGTTGAGCAGCTCGACAGCGACCCCTCCAAGCCTACCCTTGTTGTTCTTGGTTCCGGTTGGGGTGccacttccttcctcaaaaGCCTCGACACCGACGAGTTCAACGTCGTCGTCGTTTCTCCCCGAAActacttcctcttcactccTCTTTTGCCCTCTGTGACTGTCGGTACTCTTGAACCCAGGAGTATCATCCAGCCCACTAGGTACATTACCAGGCACAAGAAGCGCAAGGTCTCTGTTTACGAGGCTGAGGCTCAAGAGGTTGACCCTGTGAAGAAGACTGTCACTTTCGAGG ACATTTCTGATATCAAGGGTAAGGCCAGCACTGTCACCATTCCTTACGACTACCTCGTGTACGCCGTTGGTTGTGAGAACCAGACCTTTGGTATCAAGGGTGTTCCCGAGTATGCTTGCTTCCTCAAGGAACTCTCTGATGCCGACAAGATTAGGACCAAGCTCATGGACT GCATTGAAACCGCTTCCTTCAAGAACCAGCCTCAGGATGAAATTGACCGACTTATGCACATGGTTGTCGTCGGTGGTGGTCCCACTGGTGTTGAGTACGCCGGTGAGCTCCACGACTTCTTGATC GATGACCTTAAGAAGTGGTACCCCGAGGTTGCCGACCGACTCAAGATCACCCTTATCGAGGCCCTCCCCAACGTTCTCcccgccttctccaagcAACTCATCGAGTACACTGAGTCCACCTTCAAGGAGAACAAGATTGATGTTCTCACCCGAACCATGGTCAAGGACGTCAAGGCCCAGAGCGTCATCGTCCAGGACGCCAATAAGGAAATCCGAGAGATCCCTTACGGTCTCCTCGTCTGGGCTACCGGTAACACTTCCAGGAACATCACCCGAGACCTGATGACCAAGCTCTCTCACGTCCAGACCCAGCGAAGGGGTCTCCTCGTCGACGACAACCTCGCTTTGCTCGGCGCTGAGGGTGTCTACGCCGTCGGTGACTGTACCGCCACCTCTTACGCCCCCACTGCCCAGGTCGCCAGTCAGCAGGGTATCTACCTCGCCAGTATCTTCCAGAAGCTCGGCCAGAAGGCCAAGCTCGAGAAGCAGCTCGCTGCTTTGAGGGCCGACCCCACCGCTGACGCTTCCGAGATTGAGAGCCTTACCAAGAAGGTCAACAGGGCCAGCAAGATCACTCCCTTCCACTACTCTCACCAAGGTTCCCTTGCCTACATTGGTTCCGAAAAGGCTATTGCCGACTTGCGACTCTTCAACGGTAACGTTGCCTCTGGCGGTTCCGCTGCCATGCTCTTCTGGCGATCTGCCTATGTC TCTACTCTCTACTCTGTGAGGAACAGGACTCTTGTGTTGACCGACTGGCTCAAGGTCAAGCTCTTCGGCCG TGACGTTTCCCGAGAGTAA
- a CDS encoding PAP2 domain-containing protein: MSSVADAVRFCFPTAPIGPEAETDFPLYARNESQLARGKVRHEEEERIASPVQATFKAICASYAPDWIIVFVLWAVLVILDRSGGHKREFSLNDISIQHSFAEHERVPPVLLVFFSIVVPLLVLVPLSSLIARNAWDTHNSVLGLLMSYTMTGVVTQIIKMSVGRPRPDLIARCMPVEGAMDHPVFGLSNVSICTNTNAFILDDGFKSFPSGHSSMSFAGLGFLSLYLAGKMHLWDNGGHRTRAWAALSPLLGAAMVAISRTEDNRHHWQDVLVGSILGLFIAWVAYRTYYPPLSHSQCHLPLAPRTDPDNYQDFPLDDEEQGRGEARDRVRLLSEETDGQAREDQAAWQPTGR; this comes from the exons ATGTCGTCAGTCGCAGACGCAGTGCGCTTCTGTTTCCCAACAGCTCCCATTGGCCCAGAGGCAGAAACCGACTTCCCCCTCTATGCTCGAAACGAGTCCCAACTCGCTCGAGGTAAAGTTAGgcacgaagaagaagaacgaatAGCCAGTCCGGTACAGGCTACTTTTAAAGCTATCTGTGCTAGTTATGCACCTGACTGGATAATTGTGTTTGTTCTTTG GGCTGTGCTTGTCATACTAGATAGATCTGGAGGACACAAAAGAGAGTTCTCACTCAATGACATCTCGATACAACATTCATTTGCGGAGCATGAGCGTGTTCCCCCAGT CCTTTTagtcttcttttccatcgTAGTGCCGCTTTTAGTCCTCGTCCCACTGAGCTCACTGATTGCTCGCAATGCCTGGGACACCCATAACAGTGTCCTCG GTCTCTTAATGTCCTACACAATGACCGGCGTCGTGACACAAATCATCAAAATGTCCGTCGGTCGACCACGCCCCGATCTCATCGCTCGATGTATGCCCGTCGAAGGTGCAATGGACCATCCTGTGTTTGGCCTATCCAACGTCAGCATATGCACGAATACCAATGCTTTCAttttggatgatggattCAAG AGCTTCCCTAGTGGTCATAGTTCTA TGTCTTTTGCTGGTCTCGGCTTTTTGAGTCTTTACTTGGCCGGCAAGATGCATCTCTGGGACAACGGTGGACACCGC ACGAGGGCTTGGGCTGCTCTCTCACCTCTCCTTGGAGCTGCTATGGTAGCTATCAGCCGGACAGAGGATAACAGAC ACCACTGGCAAGACGTCCTCGTCGGCTCTATCCtcggcctcttcatcgcctgGGTCGCTTACCGCACATACTaccctcctctctcacACAGCCAATGTCATCTCCCCCTCGCACCCCGCACCGATCCCGATAATTATCAAGATTTCCCTTTagacgatgaagagcaaggtAGAGGTGAGGCTAGGGATAGAGTGAGGTTGTTATCTGAAGAGACGGATGGACAGGCGCGAGAGGACCAGGCGGCGTGGCAACCAACAGGGCGATGA